A single genomic interval of Porphyromonas sp. oral taxon 275 harbors:
- a CDS encoding FRG domain-containing protein, producing the protein MNQDIEAHSSSPVVAPAENEIVVNSVAEFIDQLAQIDIKEGTETFYRGHANIEWKLLPSLLRTSNGADKENLIFRNMVSHEPQSFSECRSTLDHLVHMQHYGLPTRLLDVTMNPLIALYFACQSALSDDQTSLDKARIAVSQMMRENSENSLGKLRSSLAFLKDKEEIDRILPILLAGVTAGAATSENYETQAGIALSLILREVDRDTARSIAKHLSPFVQAAARERAADGSVYLFSVPETKVKHYDSDTVSVLANLAKCEITEDCLALPSVKDFNEQASIGELIYQIRGEKPYFSPSVKVDDLNRILLVKPRNGNQRIINQMGAFLLFGLGLKQAKGNDGVGGGASLSKEVHLEVPNEWIKRKLIIPKGKKETIRKELANLGITDSYIYPGIEQYAKELKQRYKL; encoded by the coding sequence ATGAACCAAGATATTGAGGCTCATAGTAGCTCTCCCGTTGTAGCTCCAGCGGAAAATGAGATCGTAGTGAACTCAGTTGCTGAGTTTATTGATCAGCTTGCCCAGATTGATATTAAAGAAGGTACCGAAACTTTCTATCGAGGTCATGCGAATATAGAGTGGAAGCTCCTTCCCTCGCTCTTGAGGACGTCTAATGGGGCGGATAAGGAGAATCTGATCTTTCGCAATATGGTGTCACATGAACCTCAGAGCTTCTCCGAATGTAGGTCCACCCTGGACCATCTAGTCCATATGCAGCATTATGGACTTCCTACACGACTCCTAGATGTGACAATGAATCCTCTTATAGCTTTATATTTTGCATGTCAATCAGCACTTTCTGACGACCAAACTAGTTTGGATAAAGCACGGATAGCTGTCTCTCAGATGATGCGCGAGAATTCTGAGAACAGCCTAGGTAAGCTGAGGAGTTCTCTTGCTTTTCTGAAGGATAAAGAGGAGATTGATAGGATTCTTCCAATATTACTCGCTGGGGTTACCGCAGGGGCAGCTACTTCGGAAAACTATGAGACACAGGCTGGGATAGCCCTTAGCTTAATTCTGAGGGAAGTAGATCGTGATACTGCAAGAAGTATTGCTAAGCATCTCTCCCCCTTTGTCCAGGCTGCTGCCAGGGAAAGAGCAGCGGATGGTTCAGTTTATCTATTTTCTGTTCCTGAGACCAAGGTTAAGCACTATGATAGCGATACTGTCTCTGTGCTGGCCAATCTTGCGAAGTGTGAGATTACTGAAGACTGCCTTGCCTTACCCTCTGTGAAGGACTTCAATGAGCAAGCTAGTATTGGAGAACTCATTTATCAGATTCGGGGGGAGAAGCCTTACTTCTCTCCCTCGGTTAAGGTTGATGACTTGAATAGGATCCTCTTGGTGAAGCCGAGGAATGGGAATCAGCGTATTATCAATCAGATGGGGGCATTCTTGCTATTCGGTCTTGGGCTAAAGCAAGCTAAGGGTAATGATGGAGTAGGGGGAGGGGCTTCCCTCAGTAAGGAGGTGCATCTAGAGGTACCTAACGAGTGGATTAAGCGAAAGCTCATTATTCCAAAGGGTAAGAAAGAGACTATCCGCAAGGAGCTGGCGAATCTAGGGATAACGGATTCATACATCTATCCAGGCATAGAGCAGTACGCGAAGGAGTTGAAGCAGCGGTATAAGCTCTAG
- a CDS encoding Bax inhibitor-1/YccA family protein, which produces MNSNSYPYGQSAEADYAVLDTAVVQRSLQRTFLWMTLGLAITAFAGLLAADTGFVNTIALTFWGFVILELVLVYFLSARIEKMSMPVATACFAVYAALNGLTLSPIFLVYELGSLTTTFLITAGTFAAMALVGYTTKRDLTKLGSLLTMALIGIIIASVVNIFVGASWLGYVTSYAGVVIFVGLTAYDTQKIKHMLLASSQDEERTKRVALLGALSLYLDFINLFLFLLRIFGGRRD; this is translated from the coding sequence ATGAATAGCAATTCCTATCCCTACGGGCAGTCTGCCGAGGCAGACTACGCCGTACTCGATACAGCCGTCGTGCAGCGCTCGCTGCAGCGCACCTTCCTCTGGATGACCCTCGGGCTGGCGATCACGGCCTTCGCAGGCCTCCTCGCTGCCGATACGGGCTTCGTCAATACCATTGCACTTACCTTCTGGGGCTTCGTCATCCTAGAGCTGGTGCTGGTCTACTTCCTCTCCGCGCGCATCGAGAAGATGAGCATGCCCGTAGCTACGGCCTGCTTCGCCGTCTACGCTGCTCTGAACGGCCTGACGCTTAGTCCCATCTTCCTCGTCTATGAGCTGGGTTCGCTGACGACGACCTTCCTCATCACCGCCGGTACCTTCGCCGCTATGGCGCTGGTCGGCTACACGACCAAGCGCGACCTGACGAAGCTCGGGAGCCTACTCACGATGGCCCTCATCGGGATCATCATCGCCTCGGTGGTCAATATCTTCGTCGGCGCTAGCTGGCTGGGCTACGTCACCTCTTATGCTGGGGTGGTCATCTTCGTCGGGCTGACGGCCTACGACACGCAGAAGATCAAGCACATGCTGCTGGCCTCCTCGCAGGATGAGGAGCGCACCAAGCGCGTGGCGCTCCTAGGCGCCCTGTCGCTGTACCTTGACTTTATCAACCTCTTCCTTTTCCTGCTCCGCATCTTCGGCGGGAGGAGGGATTAA
- a CDS encoding ABC transporter ATP-binding protein, with translation MKDILLLLRRFIAPFYKGYLSLAVVFNILGALLNLLAFSLVMPILNILFQIEERVTTFIPWSSIDLGRAEDWGRLTKVASHNFAYFVSSLIDREGASYTLIILGVYLTVMTFLKVGATYLGMYFLVPIRTGVVRDLRNQLNSKILALPLGFFSEERKGDVLARITGDVGEVENSVMSSLDLLLKNPILIIIYLGSMLVLSWRLTLFVFLVLPLAGFVMGRVGKSLKRNSLEAQTLWGELISQVEETLGGLRIVKAFRAERYVSERFEGSNERFRRTVMGVMRRQQLAHPMSEFLGTMTIAIVLWYGGTLIINHESGMNASAFIYYLVIFYSLINPLKELSKGIYDIRRGMASMQRIDKILQAESNILEPAEPKELHFDREIKLEQVSFRYEDEWVLRDVNLTIKKGQTVALVGHSGSGKSTLVDLIPRFYDVVEGRITIDGTDIREVSLHELRGLMGNVNQEPILFNASVFDNIAFGVRDASLEEVKRAAAVAHADEFVDELPEGYDTNIGDRGGKLSGGQRQRLSIARAVYKNPPILILDEATSALDTKSERLVQSALDRLMTGRTTIVIAHRLSTIIHADLICVVDAGRIVEQGTHEELLNLGGHYARLHAIQVQG, from the coding sequence ATGAAAGATATCCTCCTACTCCTAAGGCGCTTCATAGCCCCCTTCTACAAGGGCTACCTGTCGCTAGCTGTAGTCTTCAACATACTGGGCGCCCTGCTCAACCTCCTGGCCTTCTCGCTGGTGATGCCCATCCTCAACATCCTCTTCCAGATCGAGGAGCGCGTGACGACCTTCATCCCCTGGTCGAGCATCGACCTCGGCCGCGCCGAGGACTGGGGCCGCCTCACGAAGGTAGCCTCGCACAACTTTGCCTACTTCGTCTCCTCGCTCATCGATCGCGAGGGCGCCTCCTATACCTTAATTATACTAGGGGTGTACTTGACGGTGATGACCTTCCTCAAGGTGGGGGCCACCTACCTCGGGATGTACTTCCTCGTGCCCATACGTACGGGCGTGGTGCGCGACCTTAGGAATCAGCTCAACAGCAAGATTCTCGCCCTGCCGCTGGGCTTCTTCAGCGAGGAGCGCAAGGGCGACGTACTGGCACGCATCACGGGGGACGTCGGCGAGGTGGAGAACTCGGTGATGAGCTCCCTCGACCTCCTGCTCAAGAATCCCATCCTCATCATCATCTACCTCGGCAGTATGCTCGTCCTGAGCTGGCGCCTCACGCTCTTCGTCTTCCTCGTCCTGCCGCTGGCGGGCTTCGTCATGGGGCGCGTGGGCAAGAGCCTCAAGCGCAATAGCCTCGAGGCACAGACGCTGTGGGGTGAGCTCATCAGCCAGGTCGAGGAGACCCTCGGGGGGCTACGTATCGTCAAGGCCTTCCGCGCCGAGCGCTACGTATCGGAGCGCTTCGAGGGGAGCAACGAGCGCTTCCGCCGTACCGTGATGGGCGTCATGCGCCGCCAGCAGCTGGCGCACCCGATGAGCGAGTTCCTCGGCACGATGACCATCGCTATCGTCCTCTGGTACGGGGGTACGCTGATCATCAACCATGAGAGCGGGATGAACGCCTCGGCCTTCATCTACTATCTGGTTATCTTCTACAGCCTCATCAACCCCCTCAAGGAGCTCAGCAAGGGCATCTACGACATCCGTCGCGGGATGGCCTCCATGCAGCGCATCGACAAGATCCTGCAGGCCGAGAGCAATATCCTAGAGCCCGCCGAGCCGAAGGAGCTGCACTTCGACCGCGAGATCAAGCTCGAGCAGGTCTCCTTCCGCTACGAGGACGAATGGGTACTGCGCGATGTCAACCTCACGATCAAGAAGGGCCAGACCGTCGCACTGGTGGGGCACTCGGGCTCGGGTAAGTCTACGCTAGTCGACCTCATCCCCCGCTTCTACGACGTCGTAGAGGGGCGCATCACCATCGACGGCACGGACATCCGTGAGGTCTCGCTGCACGAGCTGCGCGGGCTGATGGGCAATGTCAATCAGGAGCCTATCCTCTTCAACGCCTCGGTCTTCGACAACATCGCCTTCGGCGTGCGTGACGCTAGCCTTGAGGAGGTCAAGCGTGCCGCCGCGGTGGCGCACGCGGATGAGTTCGTTGACGAGCTCCCCGAGGGCTACGACACCAATATCGGCGACCGCGGGGGCAAGCTCTCGGGCGGCCAGCGTCAGCGCCTGAGCATCGCCCGCGCCGTGTACAAGAATCCGCCCATCCTCATCCTCGACGAGGCCACCTCGGCCCTCGACACCAAGAGCGAGCGCCTCGTGCAGAGCGCCCTCGACCGCCTGATGACGGGGCGCACGACCATCGTCATCGCCCACCGCCTCTCCACCATCATCCACGCCGACCTGATCTGCGTGGTCGATGCAGGGCGCATCGTAGAGCAGGGGACGCACGAGGAGCTCCTCAATCTCGGCGGGCACTATGCTCGCCTCCACGCCATCCAGGTACAGGGCTAG
- a CDS encoding OmpP1/FadL family transporter, with protein sequence MTQYKILTGLALMLCPLTLAAQSETTALQLTHTYEPQGSARYAALSGAMGAIGSDPASIARNPAGISLFSGANRLSLTYGYDWSVNKGSWYGGGESKMENSAFRFKELYYQMGAKGGSNFSVVLAARNAGRFDRSFSASASGIAANYRRSEGTSSFDNSLADYAAAGVNNLQYDQNGQLIPDATLASRNAFSNGYPWLSIFGAQAGWIKSPNGRGGLYSNNYLDGSGRIMRPSAAYLSLRETGAITDYDLAVALRATETLRFGASFTYTDMSYNLSSIYREDFEGGDYLGLQNRVSISSGGFRVGLGLLYEPLDGLRIGASLYTPSFMYTNIDASPTVTPRKDDRNQTPLVGPATAATAFRLHTPWRLGASAAYIIGHRAILSADYECAFYGSMRLGETGRSDMWDTGSRYDADNERIAAHYTGVHTLRLGAELMATQRLALRAGYRYSSSPVKSGVVSEGYAQGEVFVPGTQVHYTLPGALNSFSLGAGYRITPDLSLDLAFVSQQRTNQVFAFPFVRDYGPVLNRRDPDVQSGKVQPENLLGLKAAQESLRQQELLLSLTYRF encoded by the coding sequence ATGACTCAGTATAAGATCCTCACCGGGCTGGCACTGATGCTTTGCCCCCTGACGCTCGCGGCGCAGAGCGAGACGACGGCGCTGCAGCTCACCCACACCTACGAGCCTCAGGGCTCGGCACGCTATGCCGCCCTCTCGGGCGCCATGGGTGCTATCGGCTCTGACCCTGCCTCCATCGCCCGCAACCCAGCGGGTATCTCCCTCTTCTCTGGGGCCAACCGCCTCAGCCTCACCTACGGCTACGACTGGTCGGTCAATAAGGGCAGCTGGTACGGGGGCGGTGAGAGCAAGATGGAGAACTCGGCCTTCCGCTTCAAGGAGCTCTACTATCAGATGGGAGCCAAGGGCGGCAGCAACTTCTCCGTCGTCCTGGCGGCGCGCAATGCCGGCCGCTTCGACCGCAGCTTCAGTGCCTCTGCCTCGGGCATCGCAGCGAACTATCGCCGCTCCGAGGGGACGAGCAGCTTCGATAACTCCCTAGCCGACTATGCCGCTGCAGGGGTCAATAACCTCCAGTATGACCAGAACGGGCAGCTGATCCCCGATGCTACGCTAGCTTCGCGCAATGCCTTCTCTAATGGCTACCCCTGGCTCAGCATCTTCGGGGCGCAGGCTGGGTGGATCAAGTCGCCCAACGGCCGCGGGGGGCTCTACTCCAATAATTACCTCGATGGCTCGGGGCGCATCATGCGTCCCTCCGCAGCCTACCTGTCGCTGCGTGAGACGGGCGCGATCACGGACTATGATCTAGCGGTAGCGCTGCGTGCCACTGAGACGCTGCGCTTCGGGGCGAGCTTCACCTACACGGACATGAGCTACAACCTCTCCTCCATCTATCGTGAGGACTTCGAGGGGGGCGACTACCTCGGGCTGCAGAACCGCGTGAGCATCTCCTCTGGTGGCTTCCGTGTGGGGCTGGGGCTGCTCTATGAGCCCCTCGATGGGCTACGCATAGGGGCCTCGCTCTATACGCCGAGCTTCATGTACACCAATATCGACGCGAGCCCCACGGTGACGCCGCGCAAGGATGACCGCAATCAGACGCCGCTCGTAGGCCCTGCGACCGCGGCCACGGCCTTCCGCCTGCACACGCCTTGGCGCCTCGGGGCGAGCGCTGCCTACATCATTGGGCATCGCGCTATCCTCAGCGCCGACTACGAGTGTGCCTTCTACGGGAGCATGCGCCTCGGGGAGACGGGACGCTCCGATATGTGGGATACGGGCAGCCGCTACGATGCGGACAATGAGCGTATCGCCGCGCACTACACGGGCGTACATACCCTGCGCCTCGGTGCTGAGCTGATGGCTACGCAGCGCCTGGCGCTGCGTGCGGGCTATCGCTACAGCAGCAGCCCCGTCAAGTCGGGCGTCGTCTCTGAGGGCTATGCTCAGGGTGAGGTCTTCGTCCCAGGGACGCAGGTACACTACACGCTGCCTGGCGCGCTGAACTCCTTCTCGCTGGGGGCAGGCTACCGCATCACGCCCGACCTCTCGCTGGATCTGGCCTTTGTCTCACAGCAGCGCACGAATCAGGTCTTCGCCTTCCCCTTCGTCCGCGACTACGGCCCTGTGCTCAACCGTCGTGACCCCGATGTGCAGAGTGGCAAGGTGCAGCCCGAGAACCTCCTTGGCCTCAAGGCTGCTCAGGAGTCCCTGCGCCAGCAGGAGCTGCTCCTGTCGCTGACCTATCGCTTCTAG
- a CDS encoding RNA polymerase sigma factor, translating to MPHPTITEEELQRQLADPATRRSAFATVVHLYAKQIYWQIRRMVYMHEDADDLVQDTFIKAWEAIGGFRGEAKVSTWLYRIATYEALNFIKKRRSEEEQRVDAGSDEEASYLLGRLVADEYFDADEAELRFQKALLSLPPKQQLVFRLRYYDEMPYEEMAALTGTSEGALKTSYHLAMKKVTEQLKSSD from the coding sequence ATGCCCCACCCGACCATCACCGAGGAAGAGCTGCAGCGACAGCTCGCCGATCCCGCGACACGCCGCAGCGCCTTCGCCACCGTCGTACACCTCTACGCCAAGCAGATCTACTGGCAGATACGCCGCATGGTCTACATGCACGAGGACGCCGACGACCTGGTGCAGGACACCTTCATCAAGGCCTGGGAGGCCATCGGCGGCTTCAGAGGCGAGGCCAAGGTCTCGACCTGGCTCTACCGCATCGCCACCTATGAGGCACTGAACTTCATCAAGAAGCGGCGCAGCGAGGAGGAGCAGCGTGTCGACGCCGGCAGCGACGAGGAAGCCAGCTACCTGCTGGGACGGCTCGTGGCGGACGAATATTTCGACGCCGACGAGGCCGAGCTTCGCTTCCAGAAGGCCCTGCTTAGCCTTCCGCCCAAGCAGCAACTCGTCTTCCGCCTACGCTACTATGACGAGATGCCCTACGAGGAGATGGCTGCCCTCACGGGGACTAGCGAGGGCGCGCTCAAGACCTCCTATCACCTAGCGATGAAAAAGGTCACCGAGCAGCTCAAGAGCAGCGACTAA
- a CDS encoding DUF4298 domain-containing protein produces MDAASIERLIQMEAALNAWTELGNRAELLLEQMEAAAPQLEALIRYYSSPQWQLDYQRSNRGEYPEELPQGVLSEDAVFDLLTQLYAHIQAVKALDERMKAIP; encoded by the coding sequence ATGGACGCAGCGTCAATTGAGCGGCTCATCCAGATGGAGGCCGCGCTCAACGCCTGGACCGAGCTAGGGAATCGCGCCGAGCTACTACTCGAGCAGATGGAGGCAGCAGCCCCCCAGCTGGAGGCCTTGATTCGCTACTACAGCTCGCCCCAGTGGCAGCTGGACTACCAGCGGAGCAATCGCGGTGAATACCCCGAGGAGCTACCTCAGGGGGTGCTGAGTGAGGATGCAGTCTTTGATCTCTTGACACAGCTCTACGCCCACATCCAGGCTGTCAAGGCCCTAGATGAGCGCATGAAGGCGATCCCCTGA
- a CDS encoding AAA family ATPase, with the protein MKYNYTDTFRSTLELATEQALQLGRSEITPELLLWGILKEGTSTAINVLSELGVSSAQLMTALETQIAARPEEASREEEPMGEASIYSIEAHEVLARAARICTILDNSAISPLHLLLSIYYSESYTFLSDYLSEGQIPEDWQQRLSEIKQRLSHTAESAPAPSEALEQAEAPASAPAALEEQAANPLEELKRLLSDPDLPIGISKISIISPRKGRSTDALGKRRPEVHELRGREAQDLLNRLLGASPMDEEEPTKDAQAGEDDTPESPAEQRLRRERRQSEALQPLGEVIRLLSPCLNEYQLPTPLQRGEELEQLKQALIRQRLRIPLLVGPAHVGKTSLLLRLALDIEQSCVPEGFPYEACVLLDFAKLQDSILEYGSHELALQQLVGRMRRHPEVLLLIDGLEYFVSRRAQGIELLTPLLLYARELRIPFVATTSPEGYRQITESNSIARSLLEPIMLEPLPKGEGRQRMMHQSLHELRKAYQIDIKMEEQELIYALCERYLGHLPQPHALIELLERAAAITRLRVGTLPRSGVRSKRRLYPEDLYKAVAQLTQLPLERISTKGELEQLRRLPERLKAQVLGQDEAVLRIAHTIQRARLGLSDEQRPASFFFLGPTGVGKTYLAKTLAQELFGSEDAMVRIDMSEFAEAFAVTRLIGAPPGYIGYGKGGELTEPVRTKPYRIILLDELEKAHPDVYNILLQLLEDGRLTDTEGQVVDFRHTIIIMTSNIGSREAKDFAHGLGYTPEDSGRRSEAIVRKALGRRFSPEFIGRVDEFITFAPLDDATLTEILALELQPLIERVRTLGYGLSLTSEARQWLALHETDRAQGARPLRRRLRREVEDPLMDHILSEQLQVGQSLIISLRDGALHYEITPGIVD; encoded by the coding sequence ATGAAGTACAACTATACGGACACCTTCCGCTCCACCCTCGAGCTCGCCACCGAGCAGGCCCTCCAGCTCGGCCGCAGCGAGATCACGCCCGAGCTGCTCCTCTGGGGCATCCTCAAGGAGGGTACGAGTACTGCCATCAACGTACTGAGCGAACTCGGGGTCTCCAGCGCCCAGCTGATGACGGCTCTTGAGACGCAGATCGCCGCCCGCCCCGAGGAGGCCAGCCGCGAGGAGGAGCCCATGGGCGAGGCCTCCATCTACAGCATCGAGGCGCACGAGGTGCTGGCGCGTGCTGCACGTATCTGCACCATCCTAGACAACTCAGCCATCAGCCCCCTGCACCTGCTGCTGAGTATCTACTACAGCGAGTCCTACACCTTCCTCAGCGACTACCTCAGCGAAGGGCAGATCCCCGAGGACTGGCAGCAGCGCCTCAGCGAGATCAAGCAGCGCCTTAGCCATACAGCAGAGTCAGCCCCCGCCCCCTCCGAGGCGCTGGAGCAGGCCGAGGCACCAGCCAGCGCACCCGCTGCCCTCGAGGAGCAGGCGGCCAATCCCCTCGAGGAACTCAAGCGCCTACTCTCCGACCCCGACCTCCCCATAGGCATCAGCAAGATCAGCATCATCTCCCCACGTAAGGGACGGAGCACCGACGCTCTAGGCAAGCGTCGCCCCGAGGTGCATGAGCTCCGCGGACGAGAGGCCCAAGACCTACTCAACCGCCTACTTGGTGCCAGCCCCATGGACGAGGAGGAGCCCACCAAGGACGCCCAAGCAGGCGAAGACGACACGCCCGAGAGCCCCGCGGAGCAGCGCCTCCGCCGTGAGCGCCGTCAGTCCGAGGCGCTGCAGCCCCTAGGCGAAGTCATCCGCCTCCTGAGCCCCTGCCTCAACGAATACCAGCTCCCCACTCCGCTACAGCGAGGGGAGGAGCTAGAGCAGCTCAAGCAGGCCTTGATACGCCAGCGACTACGCATCCCGCTGCTCGTAGGACCTGCCCATGTGGGGAAGACTTCGCTGCTGCTACGCCTGGCGCTAGACATCGAGCAGAGCTGCGTCCCGGAGGGCTTCCCCTACGAGGCCTGCGTGCTCCTAGACTTCGCGAAGCTGCAGGACAGCATCCTCGAGTACGGCAGCCACGAGCTCGCCCTGCAGCAGCTCGTCGGCCGTATGCGTCGCCACCCCGAGGTACTGCTGCTCATCGACGGGCTGGAGTACTTCGTCAGCCGCAGGGCGCAGGGCATCGAGCTCCTGACACCGCTGCTGCTCTACGCCCGAGAGCTGCGTATCCCCTTCGTCGCGACCACGAGCCCCGAGGGCTACCGACAGATCACCGAGAGCAATAGCATCGCCCGCAGCCTCCTGGAGCCCATCATGCTCGAGCCCCTACCCAAGGGAGAGGGGCGCCAGCGAATGATGCACCAGAGCCTGCACGAGCTGCGCAAGGCCTATCAGATCGACATCAAGATGGAGGAGCAGGAGCTGATCTACGCCCTCTGCGAGCGCTACCTGGGGCACCTTCCCCAGCCCCACGCCCTCATCGAGCTGCTGGAGCGTGCCGCCGCGATCACCCGCCTGAGAGTAGGCACGCTGCCCCGTAGCGGCGTGCGCTCCAAGCGCCGCCTCTACCCCGAGGACCTCTACAAGGCCGTGGCACAGCTGACGCAGCTCCCGCTGGAGCGCATCTCGACGAAGGGCGAGCTGGAGCAGCTGCGCCGCCTCCCCGAGCGGCTCAAGGCACAGGTACTGGGACAGGACGAGGCCGTCCTACGCATCGCCCACACGATACAGCGCGCACGCCTCGGTCTCAGCGACGAGCAGCGCCCCGCCTCCTTCTTCTTCCTGGGGCCGACGGGGGTGGGTAAGACCTATCTGGCGAAGACGCTCGCGCAGGAGCTCTTCGGCAGCGAGGACGCCATGGTACGTATAGATATGAGTGAGTTCGCCGAGGCCTTCGCTGTGACACGCCTCATCGGCGCACCTCCAGGCTATATCGGCTATGGCAAGGGAGGGGAGCTGACCGAGCCCGTACGCACCAAGCCCTACCGCATCATCCTGCTGGACGAGCTAGAGAAGGCGCACCCCGATGTGTACAACATCCTCCTGCAGCTGCTCGAGGACGGGCGCCTGACCGATACGGAGGGGCAAGTCGTGGACTTCCGCCACACGATCATCATCATGACGAGCAATATCGGTTCGCGCGAGGCCAAGGACTTCGCCCACGGACTGGGCTATACGCCTGAGGATAGCGGGAGGCGTAGTGAGGCCATCGTGCGCAAGGCGCTGGGGCGTCGCTTCAGCCCTGAGTTCATCGGCCGCGTCGATGAGTTCATCACCTTCGCTCCGCTGGATGATGCTACGCTCACCGAGATCCTCGCCCTCGAGCTGCAGCCGCTCATCGAGCGCGTCCGCACCCTCGGCTACGGCCTCAGCCTCACCTCCGAGGCCCGCCAGTGGCTCGCCCTACACGAGACCGACCGCGCCCAGGGGGCTCGACCGCTGCGCCGCCGCCTACGCCGCGAGGTAGAGGATCCTCTGATGGACCACATCCTAAGCGAGCAGCTGCAGGTGGGACAGAGCCTAATCATCAGCCTCCGTGACGGCGCCCTACACTATGAGATCACCCCAGGGATCGTAGACTAA
- a CDS encoding glutamine synthetase family protein, with protein sequence MEYNLNPIARALGKQPAEFTKADLIHYIVSNDIHALNFRYTAADGRLKELNFVLQDVDYLDEVLSSGERVDGSSLFPGFMEAGSSDLYVVPIFSSAFLDPFADEPTISFFCAYMDKDGQPLSIAPDQILRRAAQAFREVTGGLEFHAMGELEYYVISPKEEGYEAVDQRGYHEMAPFSKQIAFRTEAMRLIAQCGGQIKYGHGEVGNFSTEEYNYEQNEIEFLPVPVEEAARHLQLGKWILFELGWRMGLKVTFAPKIIVGKAGSGMHIHTKIVDKQGVNQYVDAEGQLTDTARKAVAGMMSLAASLTAFGNMNPTSYLRLVPHQEAPTTVCWGDRNRSALVRVPLGWSAKVDMSSLVNPLEQPQMKRYTNKQTIEFRASDGSANAYLLLAGITTAVRRGFELPNALELAKQTYVSVNIHKDEFASSVEHLDSLPTSCVASAERLRQDRAAYEAMGVFSPAAIDGVIRQLEAFEDADLRAKAQADPQFLMELVERHLYC encoded by the coding sequence ATGGAGTACAACCTCAATCCTATAGCCCGCGCGCTAGGGAAGCAGCCCGCCGAATTCACCAAGGCTGACCTCATCCACTACATCGTCTCGAACGATATCCATGCGCTGAACTTCCGCTACACCGCTGCCGACGGCCGCCTCAAGGAGCTCAACTTCGTCCTCCAGGATGTCGACTACCTCGACGAGGTACTCTCCTCGGGCGAGCGTGTCGATGGCTCGAGCCTCTTCCCTGGCTTCATGGAGGCCGGCTCCTCTGACCTCTACGTGGTGCCTATCTTCTCCTCGGCCTTCCTCGACCCCTTCGCGGATGAGCCCACGATCAGCTTCTTCTGCGCCTATATGGACAAGGATGGGCAGCCACTCTCGATCGCACCCGACCAGATCCTGCGCCGTGCTGCCCAGGCCTTCCGTGAGGTTACGGGCGGGCTGGAGTTCCACGCTATGGGCGAGCTCGAGTACTATGTGATCAGTCCTAAGGAGGAGGGCTACGAGGCTGTAGACCAGCGTGGCTACCACGAGATGGCTCCCTTCAGCAAGCAGATCGCCTTCCGCACCGAGGCCATGCGCCTCATCGCCCAGTGTGGCGGGCAGATCAAGTACGGCCACGGTGAGGTAGGGAACTTCAGCACCGAGGAGTACAACTACGAGCAGAACGAGATCGAGTTCCTCCCCGTCCCCGTCGAGGAGGCAGCCCGTCATCTCCAGCTCGGTAAGTGGATCCTCTTCGAGCTCGGCTGGCGTATGGGCCTCAAGGTCACCTTCGCCCCCAAGATCATCGTCGGCAAGGCAGGTAGCGGCATGCACATCCATACCAAGATCGTGGACAAGCAGGGCGTGAACCAGTACGTCGATGCCGAGGGGCAGCTGACGGATACTGCGCGCAAGGCTGTAGCTGGGATGATGAGCCTGGCAGCATCGCTGACGGCCTTCGGCAACATGAACCCCACCTCCTACCTCCGCCTCGTGCCTCATCAGGAGGCGCCTACGACGGTATGCTGGGGCGACCGCAACCGCTCGGCGCTGGTGCGCGTGCCGCTTGGCTGGAGCGCGAAGGTCGATATGTCGAGCCTGGTCAATCCGCTGGAGCAGCCTCAGATGAAGCGCTACACGAACAAGCAGACGATCGAGTTCCGTGCCTCCGACGGCTCGGCCAACGCCTATCTGCTGCTGGCTGGGATCACGACGGCCGTACGCCGCGGCTTCGAGCTGCCTAATGCCCTCGAGCTGGCCAAGCAGACCTATGTCTCGGTGAACATCCACAAGGACGAGTTCGCCTCCTCGGTCGAGCACCTCGACAGCCTGCCTACCTCCTGCGTCGCTTCGGCTGAGCGCCTGCGTCAGGATCGTGCTGCCTACGAGGCTATGGGCGTCTTCAGCCCTGCAGCCATCGACGGCGTGATCCGTCAGCTCGAGGCCTTCGAGGATGCTGACCTGCGTGCTAAGGCACAGGCCGACCCACAGTTCCTCATGGAGCTCGTAGAGCGTCACCTCTACTGCTAG